Proteins encoded together in one Telopea speciosissima isolate NSW1024214 ecotype Mountain lineage chromosome 6, Tspe_v1, whole genome shotgun sequence window:
- the LOC122664051 gene encoding uncharacterized protein LOC122664051 isoform X2 yields MMGFGSFGHGSSASSSNLSPLAQPFTVDRSLPKPNLNPLVPLGEDPYSYSYRPAFDNWLHLHPHTSLPDSFSSPNSYSESDSIHVPNLSRVSNHGHYGSQSITSFGTHMKPKTATSSVVSFPYDQQQSDSIRTTFVEAKPYYPQYPSAAIHDETSPVVLNESACDMLSVSNFAPLDENYHTGYTGSFSVGYMDQWSGFCDGLPDEEQGRRKGLDGNSFVSGNHGTVSITEKSFLKQGTLASEGLTAKSVDISAWKSSSGLRGTGWIDDRCSLLSEGTARVSPDFSRPGVLGPASMLQEAHFPEEPSPASDMKTWSSLFPDTASYERCFTQLDSCTTDPVVSYVPVTNSNPTLLFGARADGTNASALLTSPSRNVNFNQQPGDVFDNDESAGGITSNIKEPFIQTSSKGKEAYGHTCVGINDYVVVDSFPLKNNAPYKQKHLVVDSIELLKGNSEFQANHFKLSDSCNIVSGGAGTADFANRSSETFDQFNPAVDSPCWKGALSSHQSPFGVAVVMSPYLPVKDFECCNSSNLEGSRTLAVNADEAVAVSSQKEGGDLVPDEKAHGKDCLSSLSKGLSSVDNFPFVEDGLKDSVKAAPYHSKVNIESEILCSDGIQELTQPRKEHGPSIYSKRISELKPPHMKQISHWNNITSAELSTSEATVVNFGMDTKDPAQDGSSCVQFHAVEHASSLPFFAASVPVGLAKLVDGASDTETEYPVAKSNIWLLVNAMYNLSELLLSSCFRDVEALKEQDHEVLRHIINNLDACLSKKVGLMRPPMPQLQFPESSTSCLRKLTDPQKVSGTCRSQVNSVEAVNVLSQHGLEGKTHSTVSSKQGNKLEDFVSMEDETGIEIDNDMTQAIKKIMKEKLGNEETHPQTILFKNLWLEAEAALCSIKYKARYVRLKREMEKSNRDQEKGKSIDTGVHLNPEVSRDPRVDDMLIQKMESAGAVPDKVTQETPTGIDVQVEDIETSVTNKAEDIEASAVSKAEDIEASVMARFHILKCRVNSCSSMNKRHLLDSNGIGAHGGKVETMSSQCHSGIQNIKTKTQPIKVVDVGFSERRKPWPFIRNRSEDGSLEVTIRPDMQYDGTSCSEQIIGLDSDVPEQQDTMKEFGVCMYDELVNALISNRDGNQFPGGGFDSPSSDWEHVLNEELKWQN; encoded by the exons ATGATGGGTTTTGGTTCTTTCGGTCACGGGAGTTCAGCATCATCGTCAAACTTGTCGCCCTTAGCACAGCCTTTCACTGTTGATCGATCCCTTCCCAAACCCAACCTAAACCCACTCGTACCTTTAGGTGAGGACCCTTACTCATATTCCTATCGGCCTGCTTTCGACAATTGGCTCCATTTGCACCCTCATACTTCCCTACCCGATTCATTTTCCAGTCCTAATTCCTATTCTGAGTCAGACTCAATCCATGTCCCCAATCTGTCCCGCGTGAGCAATCATGGGCACTATGGTTCTCAGTCTATCACCTCATTTGGTACACATATGAAGCCCAAGACTGCAACttcttctgttgtttctttcCCTTATGATCAGCAGCAATCAGATAGCATAAGAACTACTTTTGTTGAAGCAAAGCCATATTATCCCCAGTACCCATCAGCAGCTATTCATGATGAGACTTCCCCTGTAGTACTCAATGAGTCTGCTTGTGATATGTTATCAGTTTCTAATTTTGCTCCTTTAGATGAGAATTATCATACCGGTTACACTGGAAGCTTTTCTGTGGGCTACATGGATCAGTGGAGTGGCTTTTGTGACGGTCTGCCTGATGAGGAGCAGGGTAGAAGGAAGGGCCTTGATGGAAATTCGTTCGTCAGCGGGAACCATGGAACCGTTTCAATAACTGAGAAAAGTTTTCTGAAGCAAG GGACTCTGGCTTCTGAAGGCTTGACTGCAAAAAGTGTTGACATTTCTGCGTGGAAAAGTTCAAGTGGATTGAGAGGTACAGGATGGATAGATGATAGATGTTCACTACTGTCAGAAGGTACTGCTAGAGTATCTCCTGACTTTTCAAGACCAGGAGTCTTGGGTCCTGCTTCAATGCTTCAAGAAGCCCATTTCCCTGAAGAACCATCTCCAGCTTCAGACATGAAAACCTGGAGTAGCCTTTTTCCTGATACTGCTTCATATGAGAGATGCTTCACACAACTTGATTCATGTACAACTGATCCCGTGGTTTCGTATGTGCCTGTAACAAATTCTAACCCAACCCTACTCTTTGGAGCAAGGGCCGATGGAACAAATGCTTCAGCTCTGCTGACAAGTCCATCAAGAAATGTGAATTTCAATCAGCAGCCTGGGGATGTATTTGACAATGATGAATCTGCTGGGGGTATTACCTCCAACATAAAAGAGCCTTTCATCCAGACAAGTTCCAAAGGCAAAGAAGCTTATGGTCATACATGTGTTGGTATAAATGATTATGTTGTCGTTGAttcttttccattaaaaaacaaTGCGCCATATAAACAGAAACATCTTGTTGTTGATTCCATAGAACTGTTAAAGGGAAACTCGGAATTCCAAGCCAATCATTTCAAACTCTCGGATTCTTGCAATATAGTATCTGGAGGTGCTGGAACAGCTGATTTTGCTAACAGGTCTTCAGAAACATTTGATCAGTTTAACCCTGCTGTGGATTCCCCCTGTTGGAAAGGTGCTCTATCATCTCATCAATCTCCATTTGGGGTTGCTGTAGTGATGTCTCCATATCTTCCCGTAAAGGATTTTGAATGTTGTAATAGTTCAAATCTTGAAGGATCTCGTACTCTTGCTGTCAATGCTGATGAAGCTGTAGCTGTTTCCTCGCAAAAGGAAGGAGGGGACCTGGTACCCGATGAAAAAGCACATGGTAAAGATTGTTTATCATCCTTGTCTAAGGGATTGTCATCAGTGGATAATTTTCCATTTGTGGAAGATGGATTAAAAGATTCTGTCAAGGCAGCACCATATCATTCAAAAGTGAACATTGAGAGTGAGATACTATGTTCTGATGGCATTCAAGAACTGACTCAACCAAGAAAAGAACATGGACCGTCGATCTACTCAAAAAGAATTTCTGAACTCAAACCACCTCACATGAAGCAAATTAGTCATTGGAATAACATTACATCGGCAGAACTTTCTACCTCAGAGGCAACAGTTGTAAATTTTGGGATGGATACCAAGGATCCGGCACAGGATGGGTCATCTTGTGTGCAATTCCATGCTGTGGAACATGCCTCAAGTTTACCTTTCTTTGCAGCTAGTGTTCCTGTTGGGCTTGCTAAACTAGTTGATGGAGCATCTGACACTGAAACTGAGTATCCAGTTGCAAAAAGCAATATTTGGCTGCTGGTTAATGCTATGTATAACTTGTCAGAATTGCTTCTTTCTAGTTGTTTTAGAGATGTAGAGGCATTGAAGGAACAAGATCATGAGGTTCTTCGACACATAATCAACAATCTTGATGCATGTCTCTCAAAGAAGGTTGGATTAATGAGACCACCGATGCCCCAATTACAATTTCCGGAGTCAAGCACTTCCTGCCTTAGAAAGCTAACTGATCCTCAAAAG GTCTCTGGGACATGCAGGTCCCAGGTCAATAGTGTAGAGGCAGTCAATGTACTTAGTCAACATGGCCTCGAGGGGAAAACGCATTCTACTGTTTCTAGCAAGCAAGGTAATAAATTGGAGGATTTTGTTTCCATGGAAGATGAGACAGGCATTGAGATAGATAATGACATGACCCAG GCTATTAAGAAAATTATGAAGGAGAAATTGGGCAATGAAGAAACACATCCGCAAACAATATTATTTAAGAATCTATGGCTCGAGGCAGAAGCTGCGTTGTGTTCTATCAAATATAAAGCCCGCTATGTCCGCttgaaaagagagatggagaaatcCAACAGAGACCAAGAGAAAG GAAAATCTATTGATACTGGGGTACATTTGAACCCTGAGGTTTCTCGTGATCCAAGGGTTGATGACATGTTGATACAGAAGATGGAGAGTGCAGGTGCAGTTCCAGATAAAGTGACCCAGGAGACTCCAACAGGTATTGATGTTCAGGTCGAGGACATTGAAACTTCTGTTACCAATAAGGCTGAGGACATTGAG GCTTCTGCTGTCAGTAAGGCTGAGGACATCGAAGCTTCTGTTATGGCCAGATTTCATATTCTGAAGTGCCGGGTTAACAGCTGTAGTTCAATGAATAAAAGGCATCTGCTAGATTCAAATGGCATTGGAGCCCATGGAGGAAAAGTGGAGACAATGTCTAGCCAATGTCACAGTGGAATACAAAATATTAAGACGAAGACCCAACCAATAAAGGTAGTTGATGTGGGTTTTTCAGAGAGGCGAAAGCCTTGGCCATTTATAAGAAACAGATCAGAAGATGGATCTTTGGAAGTGACAATTAGACCGGACATGCAGTATGACGGAACAAGTTGCAGTGAACAGATAATTGGATTGGATTCAGATGTTCCTGAGCAGCAAGACACAATGAAAGAGTTTGGGGTTTGTATGTATGATGAGCTGGTCAATGCTCTTATATCAAACAGGGATGGGAATCAGTTCCCAGGTGGTGGATTTGATAGCCCATCGTCTGATTGGGAACATGTATTGAACGAGGAGCTTAAGTGGCAAAACTGA
- the LOC122664051 gene encoding uncharacterized protein LOC122664051 isoform X1 — MMGFGSFGHGSSASSSNLSPLAQPFTVDRSLPKPNLNPLVPLGEDPYSYSYRPAFDNWLHLHPHTSLPDSFSSPNSYSESDSIHVPNLSRVSNHGHYGSQSITSFGTHMKPKTATSSVVSFPYDQQQSDSIRTTFVEAKPYYPQYPSAAIHDETSPVVLNESACDMLSVSNFAPLDENYHTGYTGSFSVGYMDQWSGFCDGLPDEEQGRRKGLDGNSFVSGNHGTVSITEKSFLKQGTLASEGLTAKSVDISAWKSSSGLRGTGWIDDRCSLLSEGTARVSPDFSRPGVLGPASMLQEAHFPEEPSPASDMKTWSSLFPDTASYERCFTQLDSCTTDPVVSYVPVTNSNPTLLFGARADGTNASALLTSPSRNVNFNQQPGDVFDNDESAGGITSNIKEPFIQTSSKGKEAYGHTCVGINDYVVVDSFPLKNNAPYKQKHLVVDSIELLKGNSEFQANHFKLSDSCNIVSGGAGTADFANRSSETFDQFNPAVDSPCWKGALSSHQSPFGVAVVMSPYLPVKDFECCNSSNLEGSRTLAVNADEAVAVSSQKEGGDLVPDEKAHGKDCLSSLSKGLSSVDNFPFVEDGLKDSVKAAPYHSKVNIESEILCSDGIQELTQPRKEHGPSIYSKRISELKPPHMKQISHWNNITSAELSTSEATVVNFGMDTKDPAQDGSSCVQFHAVEHASSLPFFAASVPVGLAKLVDGASDTETEYPVAKSNIWLLVNAMYNLSELLLSSCFRDVEALKEQDHEVLRHIINNLDACLSKKVGLMRPPMPQLQFPESSTSCLRKLTDPQKVSGTCRSQVNSVEAVNVLSQHGLEGKTHSTVSSKQGNKLEDFVSMEDETGIEIDNDMTQAIKKIMKEKLGNEETHPQTILFKNLWLEAEAALCSIKYKARYVRLKREMEKSNRDQEKGKSIDTGVHLNPEVSRDPRVDDMLIQKMESAGAVPDKVTQETPTGIDVQVEDIETSVTNKAEDIEAFVVSNTEDIEASAVSKAEDIEASVMARFHILKCRVNSCSSMNKRHLLDSNGIGAHGGKVETMSSQCHSGIQNIKTKTQPIKVVDVGFSERRKPWPFIRNRSEDGSLEVTIRPDMQYDGTSCSEQIIGLDSDVPEQQDTMKEFGVCMYDELVNALISNRDGNQFPGGGFDSPSSDWEHVLNEELKWQN, encoded by the exons ATGATGGGTTTTGGTTCTTTCGGTCACGGGAGTTCAGCATCATCGTCAAACTTGTCGCCCTTAGCACAGCCTTTCACTGTTGATCGATCCCTTCCCAAACCCAACCTAAACCCACTCGTACCTTTAGGTGAGGACCCTTACTCATATTCCTATCGGCCTGCTTTCGACAATTGGCTCCATTTGCACCCTCATACTTCCCTACCCGATTCATTTTCCAGTCCTAATTCCTATTCTGAGTCAGACTCAATCCATGTCCCCAATCTGTCCCGCGTGAGCAATCATGGGCACTATGGTTCTCAGTCTATCACCTCATTTGGTACACATATGAAGCCCAAGACTGCAACttcttctgttgtttctttcCCTTATGATCAGCAGCAATCAGATAGCATAAGAACTACTTTTGTTGAAGCAAAGCCATATTATCCCCAGTACCCATCAGCAGCTATTCATGATGAGACTTCCCCTGTAGTACTCAATGAGTCTGCTTGTGATATGTTATCAGTTTCTAATTTTGCTCCTTTAGATGAGAATTATCATACCGGTTACACTGGAAGCTTTTCTGTGGGCTACATGGATCAGTGGAGTGGCTTTTGTGACGGTCTGCCTGATGAGGAGCAGGGTAGAAGGAAGGGCCTTGATGGAAATTCGTTCGTCAGCGGGAACCATGGAACCGTTTCAATAACTGAGAAAAGTTTTCTGAAGCAAG GGACTCTGGCTTCTGAAGGCTTGACTGCAAAAAGTGTTGACATTTCTGCGTGGAAAAGTTCAAGTGGATTGAGAGGTACAGGATGGATAGATGATAGATGTTCACTACTGTCAGAAGGTACTGCTAGAGTATCTCCTGACTTTTCAAGACCAGGAGTCTTGGGTCCTGCTTCAATGCTTCAAGAAGCCCATTTCCCTGAAGAACCATCTCCAGCTTCAGACATGAAAACCTGGAGTAGCCTTTTTCCTGATACTGCTTCATATGAGAGATGCTTCACACAACTTGATTCATGTACAACTGATCCCGTGGTTTCGTATGTGCCTGTAACAAATTCTAACCCAACCCTACTCTTTGGAGCAAGGGCCGATGGAACAAATGCTTCAGCTCTGCTGACAAGTCCATCAAGAAATGTGAATTTCAATCAGCAGCCTGGGGATGTATTTGACAATGATGAATCTGCTGGGGGTATTACCTCCAACATAAAAGAGCCTTTCATCCAGACAAGTTCCAAAGGCAAAGAAGCTTATGGTCATACATGTGTTGGTATAAATGATTATGTTGTCGTTGAttcttttccattaaaaaacaaTGCGCCATATAAACAGAAACATCTTGTTGTTGATTCCATAGAACTGTTAAAGGGAAACTCGGAATTCCAAGCCAATCATTTCAAACTCTCGGATTCTTGCAATATAGTATCTGGAGGTGCTGGAACAGCTGATTTTGCTAACAGGTCTTCAGAAACATTTGATCAGTTTAACCCTGCTGTGGATTCCCCCTGTTGGAAAGGTGCTCTATCATCTCATCAATCTCCATTTGGGGTTGCTGTAGTGATGTCTCCATATCTTCCCGTAAAGGATTTTGAATGTTGTAATAGTTCAAATCTTGAAGGATCTCGTACTCTTGCTGTCAATGCTGATGAAGCTGTAGCTGTTTCCTCGCAAAAGGAAGGAGGGGACCTGGTACCCGATGAAAAAGCACATGGTAAAGATTGTTTATCATCCTTGTCTAAGGGATTGTCATCAGTGGATAATTTTCCATTTGTGGAAGATGGATTAAAAGATTCTGTCAAGGCAGCACCATATCATTCAAAAGTGAACATTGAGAGTGAGATACTATGTTCTGATGGCATTCAAGAACTGACTCAACCAAGAAAAGAACATGGACCGTCGATCTACTCAAAAAGAATTTCTGAACTCAAACCACCTCACATGAAGCAAATTAGTCATTGGAATAACATTACATCGGCAGAACTTTCTACCTCAGAGGCAACAGTTGTAAATTTTGGGATGGATACCAAGGATCCGGCACAGGATGGGTCATCTTGTGTGCAATTCCATGCTGTGGAACATGCCTCAAGTTTACCTTTCTTTGCAGCTAGTGTTCCTGTTGGGCTTGCTAAACTAGTTGATGGAGCATCTGACACTGAAACTGAGTATCCAGTTGCAAAAAGCAATATTTGGCTGCTGGTTAATGCTATGTATAACTTGTCAGAATTGCTTCTTTCTAGTTGTTTTAGAGATGTAGAGGCATTGAAGGAACAAGATCATGAGGTTCTTCGACACATAATCAACAATCTTGATGCATGTCTCTCAAAGAAGGTTGGATTAATGAGACCACCGATGCCCCAATTACAATTTCCGGAGTCAAGCACTTCCTGCCTTAGAAAGCTAACTGATCCTCAAAAG GTCTCTGGGACATGCAGGTCCCAGGTCAATAGTGTAGAGGCAGTCAATGTACTTAGTCAACATGGCCTCGAGGGGAAAACGCATTCTACTGTTTCTAGCAAGCAAGGTAATAAATTGGAGGATTTTGTTTCCATGGAAGATGAGACAGGCATTGAGATAGATAATGACATGACCCAG GCTATTAAGAAAATTATGAAGGAGAAATTGGGCAATGAAGAAACACATCCGCAAACAATATTATTTAAGAATCTATGGCTCGAGGCAGAAGCTGCGTTGTGTTCTATCAAATATAAAGCCCGCTATGTCCGCttgaaaagagagatggagaaatcCAACAGAGACCAAGAGAAAG GAAAATCTATTGATACTGGGGTACATTTGAACCCTGAGGTTTCTCGTGATCCAAGGGTTGATGACATGTTGATACAGAAGATGGAGAGTGCAGGTGCAGTTCCAGATAAAGTGACCCAGGAGACTCCAACAGGTATTGATGTTCAGGTCGAGGACATTGAAACTTCTGTTACCAATAAGGCTGAGGACATTGAGGCTTTTGTTGTCAGTAACACTGAGGACATTGAAGCTTCTGCTGTCAGTAAGGCTGAGGACATCGAAGCTTCTGTTATGGCCAGATTTCATATTCTGAAGTGCCGGGTTAACAGCTGTAGTTCAATGAATAAAAGGCATCTGCTAGATTCAAATGGCATTGGAGCCCATGGAGGAAAAGTGGAGACAATGTCTAGCCAATGTCACAGTGGAATACAAAATATTAAGACGAAGACCCAACCAATAAAGGTAGTTGATGTGGGTTTTTCAGAGAGGCGAAAGCCTTGGCCATTTATAAGAAACAGATCAGAAGATGGATCTTTGGAAGTGACAATTAGACCGGACATGCAGTATGACGGAACAAGTTGCAGTGAACAGATAATTGGATTGGATTCAGATGTTCCTGAGCAGCAAGACACAATGAAAGAGTTTGGGGTTTGTATGTATGATGAGCTGGTCAATGCTCTTATATCAAACAGGGATGGGAATCAGTTCCCAGGTGGTGGATTTGATAGCCCATCGTCTGATTGGGAACATGTATTGAACGAGGAGCTTAAGTGGCAAAACTGA